The Pieris napi chromosome 4, ilPieNapi1.2, whole genome shotgun sequence DNA segment ttcatcAGTATTCATACAGCTACTCATTAAACAATAtccaaacaattacattaaacacaaaagccaaaaaagGAATACACATtgaaacataaacataaagtaCAGTTAACAATTTCTACCTATTTataccaaaataaaaacatatgtttATAAGTAAACACACAacatcatttttataaatatatagaatttattataagtaataaattctatatatttataaaaaggaaGAATAACAAAGCCATCATTAatgagaaagaaagaaagaaagaaaaactttattatacacaatatacaagatatttagatAAAGTAAAGTGCACTGCcccccacactaggattccctgtgttgtgggcagccagtctcttccttttgacaagtaaacagtattttaaaaattatattaatgatttctacacatttatatttaaactatttttgcacaataagaatattttcagtaTCAGAATAGGACAGGTTAACAAGTTATCGTTTGAGATGTTTAGTAAGTGTATGTAATGTGATTTTTGAAATGTtagtgataattttgtttttaatgatgTGGTTAAAGATGAAAGGGCCTCGGAAGGAGAAAAAGCGTTGGGCGAAGAATATGCGATTTTTGGGTTGCTTATATATGGGTTTGCGTTTTGTTTCATGCGGTGCGGTGGGTGTTTGTTTCCAAAAAAGTCTGCATATTGCTATTAGGTATAATTGTCTCACagttaaaagttttctttcaTTGTACAATTTTGAAGTTGAGTAGCGGAAAGGTATCTTATATGATATCTTAAGAATGACACGTTGGGTGCGCTCAATTTTCAGCATTGAAGACAATGCCGCTCCACCCCAAACCGATATGCAGTAAGATAATACCGATTGTCATAATGCAGAATACACTATCTTGATTGTATATAGATCAGCAGGTTTTCTAAGGCGtttgaaaacatttataagTTTGCGAATTCAAGAACATAGGTagtttatttaagataaaagataccacagttttttatattattaagtattttttagttacattaaatatattatctattttgtatattgatgtatattctattttgtatttatatttatcgttTATGTAAACATCAATTTATATGAAAGAGAAAAATAACGATGGAAGGGACATCAAAGTATTAcattcatatatgtatatttcaaGATTCTTGTCTAGAACAAATTCCAATAGACGcctttcttaaatatattctatgcttaacatgaaaaaatgtgtgtaaaatgtCAATTTCGCTAATCAATACACTGACGTACTTTCTCattgaattttaaatcaaCTTGATAAAgctatacataaaataaagtgGACTACATATCAATGAAATGGGTTCAATCATTTCACATTTACTGCACTTTTCTGAGAAGTAAGTTTaactttattactatataaaacCTTAAAACTGTTAACAGCTTgaagcttaaattaataataattattgttggaCAATAGTGATCaggaataaataattgtatataatatataaatacgtcTACTAAGTGTGATCGAATAGCAATAACTTACCTTCAGGTACCTTACACGTTTGTGGCAAAGCTTAAGTCTTGCGTACACAGTCGTAATTTTTGCCCACCACTTTATTTCTCTTAGAATTTTTCGCTTAAtctaatatatgaaattctcgtgtcgcggtgtttgtggttaaactcctccgaagcggctcgactgattctcatgaaattttgtgtgcatattgggtatgtctgagaatcggacaacatctatattttatccccctaaattttaagggtagtccgacccaaaattttttttaattttagataaaaaaaatatttttaatttttttatgatacagcattaaaaattacatacaaccccttattttcacccctctgcgataaacccctattttttattataaaggataaacatggcaaaacgacgtttgccggatcagctagtatactATGAATTATAGACTTAAAAAGCAGCtgtataacaatataaactCTTACTCATATTTCATCTATTGAGATTATAGTTAACAGTGCTCGAAGGCACCTTGATATTACGTCTAGCACTTTAGAGCGCTTTCTCTGAAATCAGCCTCCACCATTTTCTGCCCAGCATTATCTTTTGAAGAGTTTTCTTCGACGGCCTTTCCTACTTCTTTAGTCTATTTAGCAGGAAATCTGTTAACACGTACTAagtgatatatattatatgtgtatctttaatatatgtttaaaaagagtggcggacagtttattgccagttcttctcttccgttctacgcccttgatttgagaactggcagtaaatgtaaaattagaagcattaatatgtatttctttactgaggagtcataagtgtacattatgttacctatatgattaaatgattttttactttactttacttttaaagaatatatcaAATGATTTAACTCATATTTTTCAGTATATTCGTCTGCATCACTTGCTCAAGTCTTGTGACctgtttagtttttactatAGCAATGACGTTATTACTTGGTATCGGTCTGGGATACAATTATTGCTTCATAGATTTCGAAAACAAACACAGATATGGTATGTTTAAGAATTCATAGACATTTTACCTGCTGCAACCTGCAAAATTGCTATAACACGTACAAAAGGTtcaacatacatattttagagactgattttagttattttcctCAACATGACCACCGTTGTTCGGCAATCTTTTTGGCTTAGGTGTAGTGTTATGCTTAGTTCTATAATGCAATCCCGGAAAAAGAATTAAACTTATTAGAagcttaaataaatcttattatcGATATGAAAACAAATTGTGTAAAAGACAAcaggttttaattaaatactatttcaTAAATCACTAACATCACTGATGATAAAGATATCATTCTATCAAATCATCATTATTGTACGGTACTAGGAGACTGACTGATCATAAATGAAAGAAGAATgactttatattatactattttcAGTTCCAGCACGTTACGAATACAAATATCAGTCCTCACCGTATTGGCAAGCTAGCAATGACGACGAGAACTATGACAAAGAATCAAATGAATCCAATCCAATAAAAGCCGAATCAGAAACGAATAGTACAGTTAGGTTGAACTATAATTCAAATGATACCAGAATACCTCAAActgataaattaaatgaatttaaattactaagaAATAAATCGTTTGCCGAATTTATGAGTGAAATAAGGCAAGGTAATGAATTAATACAACCAGAAGAAAAGCCTAAAGAGAAGGATTATAATATAACCGATGTACCGAACTCAAAAATAGTAATACCAATGTCTGACTTGGATTTAATTTCTCTTCTATCGAAATGGAGAGCggaaaatagaaattattcGTTACAAGTTGTTGTAACTTAATGTAttctataagaatatttttgaatatgttttatgatattttatttttaaagattataatttattaaatatataatctattttataattaaaatggttTAGTTTTTCTTCTATCAAACTTTGTTCTatacaaactattttataaattgttcttTCTTGTTTTTACCGCCCGTTGAAAAATACGTAAACAAGAACTTATTAACGTGCTAACAATTGATTTTTGGTTTACaagcttttatattttattgagttCACCAATAAAGCCTTAAAATAAagtgattaattttttaaagactGTTTTCAAATACGTCTAGGTATACTATCATAATCTGAGAATGACAGAAACATTGACATTTCTCTTCCatcaaaatatgtaagaaATACACAACGGAAATACTAGCTCATATATTGTGAACATACCCTTTCgacaaaaataattcctattaaatatgatatatCTGATACGATGATACATCTATAAAGtcataaatatatcaattCCCATGGATTTTCCTGTGAACACCGGTAGTGGGACCAACTTCTTCCaaagttatgtaaattatgTGGTAAGTAATACTTTAAGTTGATTACATAAcatcttattaataaacacaCTAATAAATAGATTGATTCGACAATAATTAAGTTCTTTAACATGTGGTGAGGAGCATGTTATGCATTAAACCTTGGCGAGTTAAAAGTTTACCCTCCatagtttattgccagttcttctcgacCGTTAGTTTAAGAACTACTTCTAGTtcttaatgtaaatttagaaacattttttttactgacgttcataagtaccTTACATAAATGATATTTGATTTGAATAACTATACAGTACGATTAGAAATAGGTAGGAAACTTTATAattgtgattatttaattattatttgtacgACATGTGCCAATACGTTCCTCTTGGtctgaaataatttatgtcGATGTCAGTTTTCGTAACATAATAATCGGTGGCGGCGGAGGTGGATGTTGCATCCCTATACCAAACCCCTGCGCGTGCTGCTGTCGCTGTTGCTTCGAGCTCATCTGTAAGCTGCTCTGCTGTCTCTTAATTTTAGTCTTGATTGCGGCTGGGCTGTTCTTGTTGGCTGAAGCGCTTTGTAAGTATTGTAGGCTATGTTACAGTTGCTATTATTTGCTCTTATTCCAAACTGAATTCCCGTAATGTTTATTGGAGGCATGTACGTTTCATaagtactaaatatatatgtaaattctACGTtgataatcaaatatttatgagaAAATAGTGActaaggcctacaacgcactagcggctggccgctatgcggtgtgccgctgcggcaggCCGCGGTATATACGGTTCGCCGTAGCGGCatgccgtattccggctaaccgtccctattgcggtcctattgcggtctgccgcaatcgtcactcgtcagtgcttcttgaaatattgcacatgataattatataatattttacatttgttaaataattatatgtgatgacataggtaggacggctaaccgcgccgagtgcgtggaggggacgcggcgcgccgcatcattcaaccggtgcgcagctccagatcaaccggagcggttgacggttgaccgcaagtcagtgcgttgttatcgtgcggtttcatgtaataatcgatgtgcggccgcagcggcacaccgcatcgcggccagccgctagtgcgttgtaggcctaaataataaatattacggGTTCATGTTGggttattaattttcaagGTATAAAATCTGTAACAGATTGGGGATGGATATTTTCGTTatcgtttataaaaaaacagtaattataatatatatatatatattttttgtgatatcTGGTAAGTCTATTTACCGGGTTAATgagtaataaattttcaatatttaggCTCAAATTACCAGGactgttttattactttaattcaaaatagTGATAACGAAACGCGTTATaatcttgtttattttttattgtgacataaattattgaaatttccTTTAATGCAAAAAGCCAACTTTAATTTTCAGGTTCGTAATACTACATCGCAGCCAAACTTAACAAAGGTAATATAATTctgtgaaaatatttatctgtatgaaaacattatttttgtcaaCATTCCTCTATGACATAGAGACATGTCATACAAACCGccgtaaaatgaaaataaagtaaaaaattatgaactcacaataaaaatgtacattttaaaGTAATGTGGTATGTAACGAGcctttaatgttattaaaaattttactttataattaaacattgtCATTTGTAATATGTTTCTGAATGTGCTTATAATAAACTGCTGGATAATGCTCACGTAATCTGTCTCTTCAGAAAGCCCTTGATAGATAAAGtattaaatgcatttttgCGTGGCCTGTGGTTCACTGATACTCTTCTTGTTTCTTAAATAGTACGGTGAAGAAACATCGATGATCAAACACtcaaatgaatttttttattgttataatttatgtgtccTGGTATTGGGTTATAAGACTTGATGCAAAAAGTTAGACACATTGTCTGTTAACATATTGTGTCGTGTATACAATAAagtgtgtttaaaaattacttatcgGGCATTTTCAGCCTTGGACCTAGGACCTTgcattcttaattatttaatattattattattatgattttttcttttgctttgTTGTATTCATGAATTTACATCGTGTTTTGTATATTCGCGGACGATTGAATCTTGCGACTTCTTGGATATAAAAAGTGCCTTCAGTATTTGtgtcctgccctgcgattctgtaactcacttttcgaactcacacaccggttttcacagcggcggtcgctctgaaatcagtcgtgaagcagtcattttatgatttggcattctgataaacaataaactacaagctcccaccttttcagaatgccaaatcatgagagcgaccgccgatgcgaaaaccgctgtgtgagttacagaatcgcagggcagattgCGAGGAAGTTGCATGTGTGTGGTTAGCGCTGCGCGTGATTCGTTctattcttttttctttttatgacGCACCTGTATATCTTATttgatacatatattataagtgATAAATTGTCCTCGTTTTAACAGGCACGGTTTTGAGAgcataagtaaaataaaatagaaaaaagtgAGGatcgaaatttttttttctttaaatcggGTAGTTTATATGGAAAGAATACAGTTCACATTGGATGGAAACTTGAATTCTAATAAATTTTCGCCAGTTCTCTGTTTGTCAACAGGCAATAGCCAGCGTTATACTATTCAAAACAGTctatataatttgaaaatcgaaaaaaactaaattctttccattgaattaatattttaaacaaatataacaatttcaGTTGGCGTAACGTCTACATAAGTGATGGTGCTGTGAGTGTTGCGGCCCAAGCGTTCATCTGTGTTGTATCCTGTGCTATCGGGCTGCTAGTAGTGCTTATATTATTCGCCGCAGACGTTTTTTGTACgtaataactttattctaGCAGTGCACAACGTACCTCTTCATCCCGTTGCTTGAATGTGATTAACCAACTATGACAACCAAAATTTCGTTTTTCAAAAAtcaaaagtataatttaaactCTATACACTCTCTCTCTCAACCTCAAGGCTTCTTTATATACATTCATATTTCACGAGAATTTGAATGACAATGAAATAgcctattaaaaaattacgagCACTATAGTTCATTATCTAGGGACCTGTAAGCTGACTTGACAGTGTCGGAAAAGATCATTTTACATATTAGttttacgtttttttgttCAGATTTATAAAGATCTTGTTATCTGGACATAAAACATGTATTTACGGTTTAAGATATTTACTTCTCATTAAGAACATTACAGGattcacttacatgagaaaatATACTAGTGCAATAATACATAACGCTTTtcacaaaaaagaaaacaagataaaaaagtgcaaagaaataacaacatatatctatatattttgacACATTATTCTagtaaatgttttctttaatttcaatattctatctttatctttaattaaacaatagaacAAGAGTTTATTTCTGGTAATGTAGTTAATGTGCGGTTAGTTTGCTAAAAGGGATCAATCAATAATTTCAtgaatattaatgtataatttttttaaatgtttgttttaattttttcagaaAGTTCGTCATGATTTTAAACCCAAAATATTGGTGCTGTAAAAGAATGGACGTCAAGTTATCAAGTGAATATTTGAAATGGTATCGTGAATGCATttgtacatttaattatgtatcgcatttgataaatatatttgtgaatCAGTTCTCAAagtggtttttatttaaaatgtatattttatctttctacctttaaaataaaataaaatgagtcagaggcgctacaacctttttaggtctgggcctcagatttctgtaactgttccatgattatttatcaagtaggtgatcagcctcctgtgtctgacacatgccgtcgactttttgggtcttagcCCTAAGGCATGCCGTGCTCGGTAGCTACACGACGGCCAGCATACATGCATTTAAACATTAAGACTACTTTTTCTTCAACTCTCATCCCaggggtcgtaggttcgatcccagcTGTgccccaatggactttctgtctacgtgtgcatttaacaccagctggtacggtgaaggaatcaTCGTGCGGAAGCCGTCATATTTTCTAAGACAttgactttttggatctaccCAACAATAGCGTGAAaggcgtgtgttaggcacaaaaggttgatcacctacttgcctatgatCACcgaacagatacaaaaatctgacgCCTAgatctaaaaggttgtagtgccattggttatttactaatttcttaggacactaaatttttttcgtagcaatgtaataattatattttggttGTCAGCATTGGCGCTGCACGGCGTCATGGCCTCAGTCTGTTTTCATTGTTATTGCCTtaaggtgcgtacagactatataacataacatgttatacaacatgtttcagataatgtggacactgaatgttataataacatgttattgatatgtaccacaatgttatattattatgttattgatatgaacccagcatctacgtttttttgtttttcttttgttatttaaaattacaacagTCGACATTGTGGATAGCACTGGAGATTCTCCAGTGAAGAACGAcaatggttatataacattgttatattgcattgttattctaatgtgtacagtattgttttatgttataatgttgaataacaatgttacataatgtggacgtgttataaaacacaagttatataatatgttacatagtctgtatGCACCCTTACTAACAGGCCAAAAGGCCAAATATACAACATTTActcatttaatagttttttataagatcTGTGGCCTAGGCCTATACGTTATTACCATCATAAGATGTCTATATCGTTTTCTGCACCCTGTCTTTTCTTATTGTGTCCTATTATTTAGTTCTATTCTCTCTTATCCTAATGTTTGTCCACGAAATGACATATTGTCTAATGAAGTCATGacaactattatatattaaatacctatatcttttattgaaagaattgttttaaaatgtactgaatataatgtgaaattgaataaattatataaagttaaataaaccACTGTAGTTGTGTGTTAAGATGTGGTAAGTATTACATTAGCATACCAtatgataaaaatacacaaacaaaACCTACACACGAATAGCAAAACCtatgtattttttcaaaataagtaTACAACCTGAAACATAGATAATGCCGCCTTGATAAATTGTTTGGGTCTAACTTTCTTAAActggaaaaaggaaaagaggaagacaaagaacgagatgggcagacgatataaagagaataggaggcacaacttggacaagaagagctatCATTAGAAAAGAATGGAAGCAGCTGGTAGAGGCCTTAGTATCACAGGACACGCTAATCACCAAAACCAGCACATCTGATGTAGTAGATTAAGTTAGGTTTTGTAACTTAaacaagtatttatatattatactggtcagcaataaaggcttagtaataataataataataatcttaaattatttacaaaattttaattatatctgaCTGCCATTTGTATCGTCACaacaattatttactaatGAAGAGCATGAGTAAAAATACAATAGGTCTCTTATGCGCCGTATTAATTCTAAGGTTTACGAATATAGGTTGTGATATGAAGAACCCACTTGTACCTAGAAGTAGAAACAGCTAAAACTActtgttcaaataaatttgactgaatgtaattataatataatttagataaactgtataaaatatctataaatgtCCCCATATATCGTTATTTCTATGAACTATTCGGTCACGTATAAATCGACAGAGGACCTTACATGAAGTTAACCACGGCCCACAGGCAGTACGCCTCCACGAGGAGTTATGTTACTGTGTCTGGGATTTCTAATATTATGTGTAAAAGCTAACATTTTGAGTTACTAATCACCTACTTTTTTACagctattgttttttaaatttaagcaaaCTCCTTTGCTTTATGATACCACTGGTAGCGGCAGTTATTCTTGGGACtttcttatataattattttaaagcggAACATGTTCCCCAGCTTCCTTGAGGTTGAAGGTAAGGCGATCTTACTACCAAATGATCattttgaatagtcaagtaggtgatcagaaaTATGTGCCAGACAGCTCATggatttttaggtctaaggccGGTCACTTAACGATGTTTACCTTCCATTTAGAACATTAAATACCTACGTAGAATGCACATTGATGCACAGCTCGAAGTCTCGCAGCAGTTGACAGTCTCGAAGCCACAAGTTCTGCAAAGTTGCTCACAGCGATGATATAATAGTGACGTACATACTTAAGGCGTAGAACTTATATATAGgtctgtatattttaattcgtccattTGCGTGctcatttacaaaaaaaaataatgtactatgTACCAAGAACTGTAACCTAAACATATTTCGtcgtggattttttttaatgtaaaatggCAGTGCAACATAgatatataaacaattgagTATGAGGAGTTTTGGTTATAATGTTGGGGATTTTAGGTTTTACAGGaagatattgtttattagttaTAACGAACAGCTAACTAGCGGTAGTTAGTTTTCTAAATTAGCTGACCTTTGCGCATTGACAAAGTACATacatttaaatctattttctaTAAAGCTAAGGTATCAATCAATTTGCAAGTGAAATTAACGCGTTTCATAACTGGTtcttaatagataaataataatatttgaattgcgtgtaataatataaaaatcaattaagtaaatatagtcggtaaacttttttctttctttaaatttttttaacaattacagGTTCTAAGGCATCAACAAATATGATGAACGGATTATCTTCAGTAATGATCTTTGCAGATACGCGTTTcgaagaaaaataaagatggaattttgtatgttatttagaatattgcacataagtttaatataaatatgattaatgaatgttaataaaacactattttgaccggattgaagttatgtattattataaatttacaactatttaacataattttaaa contains these protein-coding regions:
- the LOC125049074 gene encoding uncharacterized protein LOC125049074; amino-acid sequence: MGSIISHLLHFSENIFVCITCSSLVTCLVFTIAMTLLLGIGLGYNYCFIDFENKHRYVPARYEYKYQSSPYWQASNDDENYDKESNESNPIKAESETNSTVRLNYNSNDTRIPQTDKLNEFKLLRNKSFAEFMSEIRQGNELIQPEEKPKEKDYNITDVPNSKIVIPMSDLDLISLLSKWRAENRNYSLQVVVT